The following is a genomic window from Capnocytophaga stomatis.
ATCAATTTTCTATGAAAAAAATATTTCTAATCATATTTTCATTTGTCCATTTGTTTGGATTTTCTCAAATGACTTTTTCGGAGCGGGTTGAATATTCCGAATTGGCCACTCCGAAAGACAAATCCTTATTTTTTGTTGATTTTTGGGCTACTTGGTGCGTTCCGTGCGTTCACGTTTCTACTTATTTGAATACTGTTCAAGAGCAATTTCGTGATGATTTGTACATTGTTTCACTCACGCAAGAGCGTTCGGATGTGGTGCGTTCATTTTTGGAAAGACATCCGACAAAGCTTGCCGTAAGTATTGATTATGAAGGACAAAACTTCAAACAACACAATGTTAAAGCTCTTCCCTACGGAATTCTATTCAATGCCAACGGAGAGATTCTCTGGAAAGGAAATCCTGCCAACATCACTCCGAGAATGATTCGAAGTTTTCTTTCAAAAAATAAAAAAACAAGCCCTATTTACGACTTTCTGAAATATTCTTCCTACCAAAATGAAGAAGAAATAACCGTAACACTTGACAAAAATTTTGAAATACAAGAAGTAAACATTCCTGCAAATTCTTTTCCGATAATTGAGAGAATCAATGATGTCACTTCAGTAAAAGGTTCTTTGTCGCAAATTGTTGCTTATCTTCTGAAAGTCAGCGGGAAACAAGTAACATTGAAAGATGATTTCAAACAATATCAACTACTTATCCAAAAAAGCTTTAATCATTCGTGGAAAGAAAAAGAAATTGCGAATATAATTTTGCAAGATTTGGGCTACACATTAAAAACAGAAATTCGAGCCGGGAAAATACTCGAAATTCACTTACCTGATTCAACCTCAGCGTATTGGAATAAAGACCAAATTGATTGGGGAGCAAAAAATCCAAAATTTCTGGTAGATGAAAGTCAATTTTCGGCGGATAATATTTCTGTAAATGATTTTCTGTATAAACTTTCGGATGTGCTGGAAACTCCTGTTAATGTGAAAAATATGCAAAACATTACCGCAGAAGTATTTGATTGGCAAGTACATTATCAGTTTTCGGATTTGATGATTAGCAACCTTTCCGATTTGGGTATCGAAGCTAAGGAAACTTCGGGCAATTTTGTGAGATATTTTATCGAGAAAATAAATTAGTTAATTACGTAGTGACAAAAATAAAAGTTTAATATTCTCAATTATTATTTTATTTTTGCCGAAAAATTTTAAAATTTATAAATGGAAACATTTTTGATTAAAGCGGCTCAGCTTATTCTGAGTCTTTCAATATTGATTGTTTTACACGAATTAGGGCATTTCATTCCTGCCAAAATTTTCAAAACCCGAGTTGAAAAATTCTTTTTGTTTTTTGACGTAAAATTTGCTCTTTTCAAAAAGAAAATAGGAGAAACCGTTTACGGAATCGGGTGGCTTCCTTTGGGGGGATATGTTAAAATCTCGGGAATGATTGATGAGAGTATGGACAAGGAACAAATGGCTCAACCGCCTCAACCTTGGGAATTTCGTTCAAAACCTACGTGGCAACGCCTCATCATTATGATTGGTGGAGTGACCGTTAATCTCATTTTAGGTTTCCTGATTTATATGATGATTTTGTTCGTTTGGGGAGAAAATCAGGTAAAAGAAAATGGTATTGAAGGAGGTTTTGCAGTTAGTAAAACAATGAAATCATACGGCTTTCAAAATGGTGACATCGTTACTGAGGTAAACGGAAAAACTTTGGAAAACGTGCTTGATATCAATCGTTATGTGATGCTTCGCGATGTGAGCAACCTGAAGGTAAAAGGCTCAGACGGGCAAACGCGATTTTTGTCACTGCCTGATTCTATCGGAAAAATGTTGTACTTGCGAGGAGAGATGACTCCTTTCAGTCCAAAAATAAAACCAATTATGGACTCCGTGATAGTGGGTTCGCCTGCTGAAAAAGCCGGATTCCGAAAAGGAGATAAAATTCTATCAATCAACGGTGAAGCTATTGAATATTACACAGATGTATCACCTACGATAGCCTCTTATCCGCAAGGTTCTGTACTTACTTTCAAGGTGGAACGCGATGGACAAACACAAAACATTGAAGTTACTCCTGATGGGAAAGGAAAAATCGGGTTTGTAGCATCACAACGAGAAGGAAAAATTGATATCGTTCATAAAAAGTACGACTTCTCTTCCGCTTTAAGTGAAGGTTTTTCATACGGATATTGGATTTTGCGTGATTATATCGCTCAGTTCAAATTTGTTTTCACTAAAAAAGGAGCTACGGAAGTGGGCGGTTTTGTGGCAATCGGGAATATGTTTCCTGCTAAATGGGATTGGAAAACTTTCTGGTCAACTACGGCTTTCATTTCCATAATATTGGCTTTTATGAATATTTTGCCTATTCCTGCTTTAGATGGCGGACACGTTGTTTTCTTGCTCTACGAAATGGTTACAGGCAGAAAGCCAAATGAAAAGGTAATGGAATATGCTCAAATGATTGGATTTTTCATTTTGATTGGATTGGTGCTGTATGCCAACGGAAATGATATTTACAAATGGCTTTTTAAATAATCATTGAATACTACTTTTAACAACTTTAAGTGATAGGAACATTTTTCTTGATGAATTTTATTTGCTCCTATCACTTTTATTTTTTAGTTATCTGAATTTCAAAAATATATAACAATGGATTTCTTCGAGCAAGTGTACGAAGTTGTAAAGAAAATCCCATACGGAAAAGTAACCACATATGGGCTAATTGCCAACTATTTAGGAGCAAAAAAATCCGCAAGAATGGTGGGCTGGGCTTTGAATGCTTCTCACGGAAAGGAAGGCATTCCGGCTCATCGAGTTGTAAATCGCAAAGGAATGCTCACAGGCAAGTTTCATTTTGAAGGCACTAACCTAATGCAACAACTTTTAGAAAATGAAGGCATTGAAGTAAAAGATAATCAAGTTGTTGATTTCGAGAAGCACTTATGGATTCCCGAACTGGAGGATTAAAATCTTTCAAAAAGCTAAGTAGAAATTCGTTAAAATAAAAAATATCGCATACTACCCAAAAGGCAATATGCGATATTTCTTCTTACGTAAAGAACAAAAATTATGACAACAAACCGTCAATAGCGTCTGTGTAAGTCTTTTTAGGAGCAACACCTACTTGTCTTCCCACAACTTCTCCGTTTTGGAAAACTAAAACCGTAGGGATATTTCTTACTCCATATTTACCGGCAAACTCCTGATTGTTATCAACATCAACTTTTCCAACAACCACTTTTCCTTCGTATTCTTTAGCAATTTCTTCAATTACAGGACCTAACATACGGCAAGGACCACACCAAACTGCCCAAAAATCAACCAAAACTGGTTTATCACTTTTCAAAACTACTTCTTCAAATGTAGCATCTGTTATTTCTAAAGCCATTTTTATAAATTTTTACTATTTATCAGGTTACAAAGATACTAAATTAATATTGTATAACACAACATTTACTATAAATTTTTGTTATATAACGATTATTATCTTCTATAATAAAAATTATCTGCATTGAAGTAAACAATATTTTTAAAGTCGTTTTTGAAAATGATTTTTTGATTAAAAGAATAAAATTAATATTTTTGGCAAGAAAAAAGCAGAATACATATTATGGACATTTTAAAAAATCTTGAAGTTATACAAAATCGAATAAATTCAGCTTGTGCCAAAAGCAATCGAAATCCGAATGAAGTAAAATTATTGCTTGCAACGAAAACCGTTTCTGCTGAAAGAATAAAAATTGCCTTAAATGCAGGTTACACGCTCATTGCTGAAAACAGAGTGCAAGAGCTTAAAGAAAAATATAATGATTTAAAAGATACTCAACACACAAACCACTTTATCGGGCATTTGCAAACAAATAAGGTAAAAGACATTCTAAAATACGATGTAAGCTGCGTAGAATCTCTCGACCGATATGAATTGGCTGAAAAATTACATCAGCGTCTGTCTTCCGAAAACAAAACAATGGAAGTTTTTATACAAATAAATACTTCAGGAGAAGAAAGTAAATTTGGCGTACACCCTGATAATGCAATAGAATTAGTAAAAAAAGTAGCTCAACTCAACACACTCAAAATTAAAGGATTAATGACGATAGGACTATTCAGTTCGGATGCTGATAAGGTTCGGAAATGCTTTCGTTTGTTAAAACAAATTCAGCAGGAAATTGCGGCTTTGCAACTCCCTGATGTAGAAATGAAAGAACTTTCGATGGGAATGAGCGGAGACTTGGAAATTGCCATCGAAGAAGGAGCGACTATCGTACGTGTGGGTACTGATATTTTCGGGAAACGAATCTATTCTGATAGCTTCTATTGGAATGAAAATCAATAAAATTCCTTGACTATCGGGGAATCTCAGGACGTGGCATTTTGAATTTCGTTCCGTTCAGGGCTTCTAAGAAAGCAACCAAGTCTTTTATCTCTTGCGAAGTTAGGTTTAAAGGCTTCATAAGTGGGTCAACCACAGGGT
Proteins encoded in this region:
- a CDS encoding TlpA family protein disulfide reductase, with product MKKIFLIIFSFVHLFGFSQMTFSERVEYSELATPKDKSLFFVDFWATWCVPCVHVSTYLNTVQEQFRDDLYIVSLTQERSDVVRSFLERHPTKLAVSIDYEGQNFKQHNVKALPYGILFNANGEILWKGNPANITPRMIRSFLSKNKKTSPIYDFLKYSSYQNEEEITVTLDKNFEIQEVNIPANSFPIIERINDVTSVKGSLSQIVAYLLKVSGKQVTLKDDFKQYQLLIQKSFNHSWKEKEIANIILQDLGYTLKTEIRAGKILEIHLPDSTSAYWNKDQIDWGAKNPKFLVDESQFSADNISVNDFLYKLSDVLETPVNVKNMQNITAEVFDWQVHYQFSDLMISNLSDLGIEAKETSGNFVRYFIEKIN
- the rseP gene encoding RIP metalloprotease RseP produces the protein METFLIKAAQLILSLSILIVLHELGHFIPAKIFKTRVEKFFLFFDVKFALFKKKIGETVYGIGWLPLGGYVKISGMIDESMDKEQMAQPPQPWEFRSKPTWQRLIIMIGGVTVNLILGFLIYMMILFVWGENQVKENGIEGGFAVSKTMKSYGFQNGDIVTEVNGKTLENVLDINRYVMLRDVSNLKVKGSDGQTRFLSLPDSIGKMLYLRGEMTPFSPKIKPIMDSVIVGSPAEKAGFRKGDKILSINGEAIEYYTDVSPTIASYPQGSVLTFKVERDGQTQNIEVTPDGKGKIGFVASQREGKIDIVHKKYDFSSALSEGFSYGYWILRDYIAQFKFVFTKKGATEVGGFVAIGNMFPAKWDWKTFWSTTAFISIILAFMNILPIPALDGGHVVFLLYEMVTGRKPNEKVMEYAQMIGFFILIGLVLYANGNDIYKWLFK
- a CDS encoding MGMT family protein, producing MDFFEQVYEVVKKIPYGKVTTYGLIANYLGAKKSARMVGWALNASHGKEGIPAHRVVNRKGMLTGKFHFEGTNLMQQLLENEGIEVKDNQVVDFEKHLWIPELED
- the trxA gene encoding thioredoxin, whose translation is MALEITDATFEEVVLKSDKPVLVDFWAVWCGPCRMLGPVIEEIAKEYEGKVVVGKVDVDNNQEFAGKYGVRNIPTVLVFQNGEVVGRQVGVAPKKTYTDAIDGLLS
- a CDS encoding YggS family pyridoxal phosphate-dependent enzyme translates to MDILKNLEVIQNRINSACAKSNRNPNEVKLLLATKTVSAERIKIALNAGYTLIAENRVQELKEKYNDLKDTQHTNHFIGHLQTNKVKDILKYDVSCVESLDRYELAEKLHQRLSSENKTMEVFIQINTSGEESKFGVHPDNAIELVKKVAQLNTLKIKGLMTIGLFSSDADKVRKCFRLLKQIQQEIAALQLPDVEMKELSMGMSGDLEIAIEEGATIVRVGTDIFGKRIYSDSFYWNENQ